One genomic segment of Hevea brasiliensis isolate MT/VB/25A 57/8 chromosome 3, ASM3005281v1, whole genome shotgun sequence includes these proteins:
- the LOC131178484 gene encoding E3 ubiquitin-protein ligase WAV3-like has translation MSFNDDEQIVTTQDSGSKPTPIIPGRVQLLSIHNNMVPLEESKLRVMLEITGGDSTNDRPGLDLVAVLDVSGSMEGEKIAKVKTAMLFMIYKLSPIDRLSVVTFEWGAKRLYPLRQITENSQKELENLINGLNANGGTNITAGLQTGLKVINDRSLSGGRSVGIMLMSDGEQNEGGDAAKVPVGNVPVHTFGFGTDQDPVVLKAIADNSIEGTFSEVQNMDNLSIAFSQCLAGLLTRVVEDLRLKVTRYEDESTIEQVIAGSYPQSKDNADGSVTVTFGGLYAKEVRKVIVDLLLPTVTQEREADVLQITYSYSFQGSPFEANPATITVRRTGKFAEQQERPEVKIEETRLRIVNVIKEARKMAEKNELRNARDKLVEAQNSLGDVDDKSNPMVEMLASELQQLSKMMESQQIYEKQGRPFALSSEISHDRQRFTTRGDQEEGPRPFATPRMDKYLEQARSFNKEPSKPPPSVDEDVQEEITANPLAPVIGAINYYLQLAIKCLQAIEKIINRGL, from the exons ATGAGCTTCAACGATGATGAGCAGATTGTTACCACTCAAGACTCAG GATCAAAACCAACACCAATCATACCAGGAAGAGTACAGCTCCTAAGCATACATAATAATATGGTACCTCTTGAAGAAAGCAAACTCAGGGTGATGCTGGAGATCACCGGGGGAGATTCCACCAATGACAGACCAGGATTGGATCTTGTGGCGGTATTAGATGTCAGCGGAAGCATGGAAGGAGAAAAGATAGCAAAAGTGAAAACTGCCATGTTATTTATGATCTACAAACTTAGCCCCATTGATCGTTTGTCAGTTGTCACATTCGAATGGGGCGCCAAAAGATTGTACCCGTTGCGTCAGATAACTGAAAATTCTCAAAAGGAACTTGAAAATCTGATCAATGGTTTAAATGCCAACGGTGGCACCAACATCACTGCTGGTCTTCAAACTGGCTTAAAAGTGATTAATGATCGTAGTCTTAGCGGCGGGCGTTCAGttggcatcatgcttatgtccgACGGTGAGCAGAACGAAGGTGGTGATGCTGCCAAAGTTCCGGTCGGCAATGTGCCCGTACACACATTCGGTTTTGGCACAGATCAAGATCCAGTG GTGCTCAAGGCTATCGCAGATAATAGCATTGAAGGAACGTTCTCAGAAGTTCAAAACATGGACAACTTGAGCATAGCATTTTCCCAGTGTTTGGCTGGACTTCTCACCCGTGTGGTTGAGGACCTGAGGCTGAAAGTCACACGATACGAAGACGAATCGACAATAGAGCAGGTAATTGCCGGAAGCTATCCACAATCCAAGGACAATGCTGATGGCTCTGTAACTGTTACTTTTGGTGGTCTCTATGCCAAAGAGGTGCGCAAGGTCATAGTGGACCTTCTTCTCCCCACTGTTACTCAGGAGCGGGAAGCAGATGTTCTCCAAATTACTTACTCATATAG CTTTCAAGGAAGCCCGTTTGAGGCCAATCCTGCGACCATTACCGTACGACGCACCGGGAAATTCGCAGAACAGCAAGAAAGGCCAGAGGTGAAAATTGAGGAGACCCGTCTCAGGATTGTAAATGTgataaaagaagcaagaaaaatGGCTGAGAAAAATGAACTTCGCAATGCTCGGGACAAGCTCGTTGAAGCCCAGAACTCTTTGGGGGATGTGGATGATAAATCTAACCCGATGGTTGAGATGCTAGCGTCCGAGCTGCAACAACTCTCGAAAATGATGGAATCACAACAAATTTATGAAAAGCAAGGGCGTCCTTTTGCACTCTCCTCTGAGATTTCCCATGATCGCCAGCGTTTCACTACAAGAGGTGATCAAGAGGAAGGCCCGCGGCCATTTGCCACTCCTCGAATGGACAAATACCTTGAGCAAGCCAGGTCGTTTAACAAGGAACCCAGCAAGCCGCCGCCCTCAGTGGATGAGGATGTGCAGGAAGAAATCACTGCCAATCCCCTTGCTCCAGTCATTGGTGCTATTAACTACTACCTGCAATTGGCCATTAAGTGTCTCCAAGCCATTGAAAAAATAATCAATAGAGGCCTTTGA